TTTATTAGCATTAGCGAAAAAAATTAAAGCTAATCCAGCTGATTACCGTCGCGCCTTAGATGGTAAAAGTGTGGTGATGTTATTTGAAAAGCCATCACTTCGCACCCGAGTTAGCTTTGACATCGGCATTAATAAATTAGGTGGTCATTGCTTATACCTTGATCAGCAAAATGGCGCTTTAGGTAAGCGTGAACCTGTATCTGATTTTGCCAGCAACTTATCCTGCTGGGCAGATGCCATTGTGGCGCGTACCTATTTACATAGCACAATTGAAGAACTGGCTGAACACGGTACAGTGCCCGTTATCAATGCGTTGTCAGACTTATATCATCCGTGCCAAGCTTTAGCCGATTTTCTGACCTTATCTGAAAAATTTGAAGATGTCAGCAAAGTGAAATTGGCTTATGTGGGTGATGGCAATAATGTTGCGCACTCACTTATGTATGGTGCAGCAATACTTGGCGCAACCATGACAGTGGTTTGCCCAGAAGGGCACTTCCCTGCTGACGAAGTCGTTGCCGATGTTAAGCAATTAGCAGAGCAATATGGTGGCCAACTTATTTTGACATCTGATATTGATACTATGGATAACCAAGATGCTATCTATACTGATACTTGGATTTCAATGGGCGATAAAACCCCAATGGCAGAAATAGAAGCTAAATTTATGCCTTACCAAGTGAATTCACAATTAATGGCAAAAGTCGGGGCTAAGTACTTTATGCATTGTTTACCTGCATATCGTGAAGTCGAGGCAACCGCTGAAGTAATTGATGGCGAAGGCTCATTGATTTTAGATCAAGCAGAAAACCGTATGCACGCGCAAAACGCTGTGTTAGTTACCTTATTAAGTTAATGTTGAGTCAAGACTCAGCAAATCAATTGATTGTAGGAAAATTAAAATGTCTCAAACAGTGAAAAAAACCGGCGTTAAAAAAGTAGTGCTAGCCTATTCTGGAGGATTAGACACCTCAGCAATTATTCCATGGTTAAAAGAAACCTATGATAATTGTGAAATCGTTGCGTTTTGTGCTGACGTTGGTCAGGGTGAGGAAGAGCTTGTTGGTCTACATGAAAAAGCCATCGCATCGGGCGCTTCTGAGTGTTATATCGTTGACTTAAAAGAAGAGTTTGTTGCTGATTATATCTACCCAACTATCGCCACAGGCGCAATTTATGAAGGCACTTATTTATTAGGTACTTCAATGGCTCGTCCAATTATTGCCAAAGCGCAAGTTGAAGTGGCGCGTAAAGTTGGTGCCGATGCAGTGTGTCATGGCTGTACCGGTAAAGGTAACGACCAAGTTCGTTTTGAAGGTTGTTTTGCGGCATTAGCGCCTGACTTAAAAGTGATTGCCCCTTGGCGTGAATGGGAAATGCGTAGCCGTGAAGACCTACTGGCATACCTTGCAGAGCGTAATATTCAAACAACCGCTTCAGCAACGAAAATTTATAGCCGCGACGCTAACGCATGGCATATTTCTCATGAAGGCGGCGAGCTAGAAGATCCATGGAACGAGCCATCAAAAGGCGTATGGACGTTAACTGTTGCCCCAGAAGATGCACCAAACGAGCCAGAATATGTGTCGTTATCGATTAAAAATGGCCGTGTTACCCATGTAAATGATGAAGCATTATCACCCTATGCCGCATTGATGAAGTTAAACGACATTGCAGGTAAACATGGTGTTGGCCGTATCGACATTACTGAAAACCGTTTAGTTGGTATGAAGTCTCGTGGCTGTTATGAAACTCCTGGTGGTACAGTAATGTTTGCCGGTTTACGTGCTATTGAAGAGTTGGTGCTAGATAAAACTAGCCGTACATGGCGCGAGCAAATTGCTGGTCAAATGTCACACCTTGTTTATGATGGTCGTTGGTTTACACCACTTTGTAAGTCACTTATTGCAGCATCAGAATCATTAGCTGAACTGGTTAATGGTGATGTAGTGGTCAAGCTTTACAAAGGCCAAGCAACGCCAGTGAAGAAGCGTTCACCAAACAGCTTATACTCAGAAAGCTTTGCGACATTTGGCGAAGACGATGTATATGATCAAAAACATGCTGAAGGCTTTATCCGTTTATATTCTTTAGCGAGCCGTATTCGCGCGCTAAATACTAAATAAACCTGCCTGACATAATTCAAGGGCGCCATATAGCGCCCTTATTTTTAGTGCAATGTAATTCAACCAAAAAAGCACTTAACTCAATTTGCGACAAAAGAGGAATACGACAATGGCATTATGGGGCGGAAGATTTCAAGGCGAAACCAGTGCACTTTTTAAATTATTCAATGACTCACTGCCAGTTGATTACCGCTTATTTGAGCAAGATGTGGTTGGCTCAATAGCATGGGCTGATGCCATTGCCAGTGTGGGGATTATTACCGCACAAGAGTGTACTGATTTAAAAGCAGCATTAAATGAATTACTGCAAGAAGTAGGCGATGATCCACAAACGATTATCAGTACAGGTGCAGAAGATATTCACAGCTTTGTTGAGCAAAAGCTGATTGCTAAAGTGGGCGATTTAGGTAAAAAGTTACACACAGGTCGTTCACGTAACGACCAAGTTGCCACAGACTTAAAGCTATGGTGTAAAAAAGAAGGCGCGGCATTACTGGCTCGTTTAGGTACATTACATGCCGAGCTTATCGCTGTGGCTGAGCGTGAAGTCGATGCAGTTATGCCGGGATACACCCATTTACAACGTGCCCAACCGGTTACTTTTGGTCACTGGGCGTTGGCGTATGTGGAAATGTTTGAGCGCGATATCAGCCGTTTACAAGATGCACTTAACCGTGCCGACTCTTGTCCACTTGGCTCTGGTGCACTAGCCGGAACCGCTTATCCGATTGATCGTCATGCATTGGCGGCGGCATTGAACTTTGCGCGTCCAACATTAAACAGCTTAGATACTGTGTCAGACCGCGACCATGTGGTTGAACTTTGCAGTGCAGCTTCAATCAGCATGATGCATTTAAGCCGCATGGCAGAAGACTTAATCTTCTTCAATTCAGGCGAAGCTAACTTTATTTCATTAGCGGATGAAGTCACTTCTGGCTCATCACTAATGCCACAAAAGAAAAACCCTGACGCATTAGAGCTAATTCGCGGCAAAACGGGTCGTGTTTATGGCAGCTTAATGGGTATTTTAACCACCATGAAAGCCTTACCGTTGGCATATAACAAAGATATGCAAGAAGACAAAGAAGGTTTATTTGATGTGGTTGATAGCTGGGCAATTTGTTTAGACATGGCGGCATTAGTGCTATCTGGTCTTAAAGTGAATCGCCCGCAAGCATTAGTTGCTGCGCAACAAGGCTATGCTAATGCCACTGAGTTAGCCGATTATTTAGTTGCCAAAGGTATGCCGTTCCGTGAAGCGCACCATGTGGTTGGTGAAGTTGTAGTGTTTGCCATTGGCGAGCAAAAACCAATTGAAGAGTTAACCGTCGCGCAATTACAACAGTTTGCTGAGGTGATCAGCGACGATGTTTACCCTAATTTAACCATCGAAGCCTGTTTAGATAAGCGTGATGTATTAGGTGGAACTGCTGTAAAACAAGTTAAAGCAGCAATCGCCGCGAAAAAAGCCTAAAGCACAAGTCGGTAACTTATAAATAAAGCCCTGCTGATTTTTAAGCAGGGCTTTATTTTTGCTTACTTGCTGGTGAGACGTAACGATAAAAGCAGCAGTTTGCTACGACCACTCAAAGAGAATAGTTAAAAAACTGCCTTCTTTCAGGGCCTGAAGCATTCGCGCTAACTTTATTGGGATGCTTATATTCATCCCAACTGGCCACATTACGACCCATGTTAAGTCGCGGAAAATCCAGTTTTTTAGCCGAGGGTAATGGGCTATTCAATCCGATAAATGCCAACAACTGAGTTAAAGCCCCTGTTTGACTAATATCGAGTGATATAAAATTATCTCGGCCTGCAAAATATTCATTAACCTGTTGCTGGTGGGCCAAATAACATTTGCGTAAATGATCCGCATCAGCAGGTTCTACCACGTTCCATATTTTAAAACAGTGCTCAAAGCTGCGTTTCATTATCGGGTGAAAGCGCCCAGTTTGTTTATCTAAATGCACCAACATGCGTCCAAGCAACATTTGCATCGACGGGATCCACTTATCTAACGACCTGTCTAAATACACAAACCTAGCAGTAGGAAACAACTTATCTAATTGCTGATAATCGCTAAAACACGGCGCATCTGACACCGCATCTGCCAACATAAACGCCTGCTTAGTAAATGCTTGGTGCGCCACAGTTAAACCATGTTCAAGCAAAGCCACACTCACGCTGGTAGTGCCGGTACGTGGCAAACCAATAATGAATATTTTATTGGCATGATAGGCTGATAAATCTGATGGTATCGTCAATGTTATAAATGGGCGCTAATTCTGGGTGGCGCATTATAACAGGTAACACGTAGATGGGATTAATCAAAGGTTGTTAGGCGGCAACATTATAGGATGAAACTCCGTGTATGCGAGGCGCATCAGAGCAGCTAAATAAAGTGATGACTTAATCATCACGGGTTAACACTTCAAGTAATTCTATTTCAAAAAACAAATCTGAATTAGCAGGAATTTTATCGCCAATTTGGCGCTCGCCGTAACCTAGGTTTGCAGGCACTGACAACTCGCGTTTACCACCCACCTTCATTGGGTTGTCGCCAATAATGCCTTGATACCATCCTTGAATAACTCGTTTGGCGCTGATCACCACTTGAAATGCTTCAGCGCTATCAAACACGCTTCCATCAGCTAATTTGCCGGTATATTTACAGGTGATTAGCGCGCCTTTTTCGGCAGCTTTACCTTCACCAATAGTGATATCGTTAATCATTAGTTCTGTAAGGTGGCTCATTCAAATGCCTTTTACTGTAAAAAATAGTGCCCGCATTATAACAGGATGTGGGCATTAGACTTGACCAATATATTGGTTAGTTATTCTGCAGCCTTGTTAACCGGTAAATGCTGTTGTAAGAACGCTTCAATACTGCGAAAGGCTTTTAATCTATCAGCATTGTCACTTAAGTAATGATCGCCATTTTCAAGCACAACAAACTCCACCGGCTTTTTATGTTTTTTCAGTGCGTCATACATATCTTCGCTTTGTTCAAAATCCACACTCCGATCTTTTTCGCCATGGATCAGCAATACTGGCACATTAATATTGTTGGCTTTACTAACGGGTGAGCGCTCATATAAGGCATCATAATCATCGCCTATTTGCTTTTTAACAATGTCAAAATTGGTATACCCACGATGTGATTTTACTAAATCTTCCACATCAGCAACGCCAGCAAAGCTAATGGCACATTGGAATAAATCTTTAGTGGTGGCCACGGCCATTAACGCTGCATATCCGCCGTAACTTGCGCCAGCTATGCACATTCTTTTGGGGTCAGCAATGCCTTCACTAATTAACCATCTGGCACCGTCTTCTACGTCGGTTTGCATTTCTAAGCCCCAGTTTTTAAGACCAGCTTTCATAAAGCGATAACCATAACCGCTTGAGCCGCGAAAATTCATTCGTAATACGGCATAACCGCGGTTAGCAAAGTATTGGGTCCAATAATCAAAACTGTTTGAGTCAAAGTCAATCGGTCCGCCATGAGGAAAGATGATAGCGGGTAACTTGGCTGAATTTGGGGCGTTAAGCGGGGTGGTTAAAAAGCCTTCAATATTTAAACCATCCCGGGCGCTATAGTTAATGGTTTTTGTTTTTGCCATTTGCTCTGGTAAAAGCTTTTCATATCGATATGCAATTGGCAGGAGTGTACCTTGGTCTCTGTCACCTAAATAATAAGTACCTGAGTCAACAGCGCTGGTGGAGAAAACAATATAGCGGCGTTCATCTTCACTAAATTGGGTAATGTAGTTGCGATTGTTTGGTAGTACTGAATCTAAGCCTTTAACTAATCCGACATATTCAGGGTCCCAAAAGGTGTACTCAGAGTCTGCACCATCGTTAATGCCAATAACTTTTTGTTTTACTTTTGAGTAAATTAATCCGCCATTAACATCATAGTCATCACGTTTAAATACGAGTTCCTTAGTCAGTTTGGGGTCAGTCAAATTGACTTTAAAAATGGCCTTAAAGTCGTTATGGTAAGCTTGAACGTACAAGATGTTAGGGTCTTCTCCAAACCCAAGTGGCCAAACTTGATCTTCAGCAAAGGCTTCAAACTGCCACAAAGTGCGTAAGTCTTCGTTGTTATCTGCTTGTTCAAGTATTTTGTATGTAGTTTCATCACGTTGTATGCCAATACGTACTTTATGCTGTCGGTCGGTCATCCAGTCATAGACATTTTTTTCAGCATACTGCACCACTGATGAACGCCCGTCTGTTAAGTTGATTCTCATTACTGATTCATATTGTGGGTCATTACCTAAGCCATTAAATTTCATCAATAAATGGTCATCATCGTCTCTTAGCATATCGATAATGTCTGATTGAATTTGCGGGGCCCATTTAAAGCGCTTTAACACCATGGGTTTAATCACACTAGATAAGTTGGCTTCTGATACAGAATATTTGAACAAGCGATATTCCGATACCGGTGTGCCATTCCTTGTTGCGGGGAATTTGGCATAAATAAATAGCATGTCATTACTGGCCCAAGATAATCCTTGCACCGTGTACTTTTGGTTGTCTGTTTTGGCAACAAAGGTTTGTTTTTGGGTATCCACATTGGTGAGGGTGACGAGTGTACCTTGTTCTTTGGTCGATGTTAGCTTGACGACTGAGGCTATATTTTTACCGTCGGGTGATAGGGTAATATCACTGACATCGGGAATGCTGGCAAATGCTTCGATAGGTAAGGTTTGGCTATTAAGGTGCAATATGGGCAAAGCCAGTAATAACCAGCACAGGGTTAAAATCCGTTTCATTATTAATCCATATGTTAAATAAAGTGTGATGTTAACTCAATGTTAAACGTTTGCGCAGTGCAACTTCAAGTGATAATGGTTTAATTGTTTTTTAATGAATGGCTTACATAAGGTTAATAAGGGATTTGCAAGCGAAGCTTGCGATAATAATGCCAAGCTAAGCTTAAGCTACGCACTAACATAAACAGGGATAACGCCGCCCATAATGCATGATTTCCATAACCTTGTAGTAACCACCATATCGGAAAATAGACCGCAAAAGTGGCTACTACCATGCTATTACGCATGACACGACCTTGTGCCGCACCAATATAAACACCATCAAATAAGTAGCACCCAAAGGCTAAAACTGGCATTAGTATTAGCCAGATTAAATAGTGATTGGCGGTTTGTTGCACCTCAGGAATATTGGTAAGCATGTTGATAATTAAGCTCCCCCCAATCAGAAACCCAAAGCTAAATAACAGCGCGACAACGGCTGACCAAGCAAATGCCAAGCTGACAGAGTCTTGTAATAGCTGACGATTCTTTTGACCATAAGCTCTGCCTACCTCAGCTTCAGCATAATAAGCAATGCCATCTAAGGCGTAAGAAATCAGCATGAGTAAGTTGAGTAATACAGCGTTGGCCGCGAGAGTGTTATCGCCTAATCCTGCGCCATGAAAAGTCATAAAGCTAAAAGCAGCCTGTAAACATAAACTACGTATAAAAATGTCGCGGTTTAAGGTTAATAAGCGTGAAATACCTTGCAGCTTGATATGTGACAATAAAGACGAAAATTGAAAGTCGTTTTGTTGTCGAAGTTGGTTAACCACCATTGTCGCAGCGACC
This Shewanella aestuarii DNA region includes the following protein-coding sequences:
- a CDS encoding ornithine carbamoyltransferase; its protein translation is MKHLLSIKELSQSQLLDLLALAKKIKANPADYRRALDGKSVVMLFEKPSLRTRVSFDIGINKLGGHCLYLDQQNGALGKREPVSDFASNLSCWADAIVARTYLHSTIEELAEHGTVPVINALSDLYHPCQALADFLTLSEKFEDVSKVKLAYVGDGNNVAHSLMYGAAILGATMTVVCPEGHFPADEVVADVKQLAEQYGGQLILTSDIDTMDNQDAIYTDTWISMGDKTPMAEIEAKFMPYQVNSQLMAKVGAKYFMHCLPAYREVEATAEVIDGEGSLILDQAENRMHAQNAVLVTLLS
- the dinF gene encoding MATE family efflux transporter DinF — encoded protein: MSVFKLLNNGDKNRRLMALALPMILSNITIPLLGLVDTAVIGHLGKAYYLGGVALGSTIITLMIWLLGFLRMSTTGLVAQAYGANDNHTQQQLLIQGISLALLLAFFAIVFQQPILSLALHLTEASEQVQMYCRQYVQIRIWSMPFALTNLVLLGWLLGRQAPKAAMWQLIIANIVNIILDLVFVLVFQWQVQGAALASVIADMCAFLVAATMVVNQLRQQNDFQFSSLLSHIKLQGISRLLTLNRDIFIRSLCLQAAFSFMTFHGAGLGDNTLAANAVLLNLLMLISYALDGIAYYAEAEVGRAYGQKNRQLLQDSVSLAFAWSAVVALLFSFGFLIGGSLIINMLTNIPEVQQTANHYLIWLILMPVLAFGCYLFDGVYIGAAQGRVMRNSMVVATFAVYFPIWWLLQGYGNHALWAALSLFMLVRSLSLAWHYYRKLRLQIPY
- a CDS encoding sulfotransferase family protein; its protein translation is MTIPSDLSAYHANKIFIIGLPRTGTTSVSVALLEHGLTVAHQAFTKQAFMLADAVSDAPCFSDYQQLDKLFPTARFVYLDRSLDKWIPSMQMLLGRMLVHLDKQTGRFHPIMKRSFEHCFKIWNVVEPADADHLRKCYLAHQQQVNEYFAGRDNFISLDISQTGALTQLLAFIGLNSPLPSAKKLDFPRLNMGRNVASWDEYKHPNKVSANASGPERRQFFNYSL
- a CDS encoding FKBP-type peptidyl-prolyl cis-trans isomerase → MSHLTELMINDITIGEGKAAEKGALITCKYTGKLADGSVFDSAEAFQVVISAKRVIQGWYQGIIGDNPMKVGGKRELSVPANLGYGERQIGDKIPANSDLFFEIELLEVLTRDD
- a CDS encoding alpha/beta hydrolase family protein yields the protein MKRILTLCWLLLALPILHLNSQTLPIEAFASIPDVSDITLSPDGKNIASVVKLTSTKEQGTLVTLTNVDTQKQTFVAKTDNQKYTVQGLSWASNDMLFIYAKFPATRNGTPVSEYRLFKYSVSEANLSSVIKPMVLKRFKWAPQIQSDIIDMLRDDDDHLLMKFNGLGNDPQYESVMRINLTDGRSSVVQYAEKNVYDWMTDRQHKVRIGIQRDETTYKILEQADNNEDLRTLWQFEAFAEDQVWPLGFGEDPNILYVQAYHNDFKAIFKVNLTDPKLTKELVFKRDDYDVNGGLIYSKVKQKVIGINDGADSEYTFWDPEYVGLVKGLDSVLPNNRNYITQFSEDERRYIVFSTSAVDSGTYYLGDRDQGTLLPIAYRYEKLLPEQMAKTKTINYSARDGLNIEGFLTTPLNAPNSAKLPAIIFPHGGPIDFDSNSFDYWTQYFANRGYAVLRMNFRGSSGYGYRFMKAGLKNWGLEMQTDVEDGARWLISEGIADPKRMCIAGASYGGYAALMAVATTKDLFQCAISFAGVADVEDLVKSHRGYTNFDIVKKQIGDDYDALYERSPVSKANNINVPVLLIHGEKDRSVDFEQSEDMYDALKKHKKPVEFVVLENGDHYLSDNADRLKAFRSIEAFLQQHLPVNKAAE
- the argH gene encoding argininosuccinate lyase, with the translated sequence MALWGGRFQGETSALFKLFNDSLPVDYRLFEQDVVGSIAWADAIASVGIITAQECTDLKAALNELLQEVGDDPQTIISTGAEDIHSFVEQKLIAKVGDLGKKLHTGRSRNDQVATDLKLWCKKEGAALLARLGTLHAELIAVAEREVDAVMPGYTHLQRAQPVTFGHWALAYVEMFERDISRLQDALNRADSCPLGSGALAGTAYPIDRHALAAALNFARPTLNSLDTVSDRDHVVELCSAASISMMHLSRMAEDLIFFNSGEANFISLADEVTSGSSLMPQKKNPDALELIRGKTGRVYGSLMGILTTMKALPLAYNKDMQEDKEGLFDVVDSWAICLDMAALVLSGLKVNRPQALVAAQQGYANATELADYLVAKGMPFREAHHVVGEVVVFAIGEQKPIEELTVAQLQQFAEVISDDVYPNLTIEACLDKRDVLGGTAVKQVKAAIAAKKA
- a CDS encoding argininosuccinate synthase, translating into MSQTVKKTGVKKVVLAYSGGLDTSAIIPWLKETYDNCEIVAFCADVGQGEEELVGLHEKAIASGASECYIVDLKEEFVADYIYPTIATGAIYEGTYLLGTSMARPIIAKAQVEVARKVGADAVCHGCTGKGNDQVRFEGCFAALAPDLKVIAPWREWEMRSREDLLAYLAERNIQTTASATKIYSRDANAWHISHEGGELEDPWNEPSKGVWTLTVAPEDAPNEPEYVSLSIKNGRVTHVNDEALSPYAALMKLNDIAGKHGVGRIDITENRLVGMKSRGCYETPGGTVMFAGLRAIEELVLDKTSRTWREQIAGQMSHLVYDGRWFTPLCKSLIAASESLAELVNGDVVVKLYKGQATPVKKRSPNSLYSESFATFGEDDVYDQKHAEGFIRLYSLASRIRALNTK